In the genome of Misgurnus anguillicaudatus chromosome 11, ASM2758022v2, whole genome shotgun sequence, one region contains:
- the npas4l gene encoding neuronal PAS domain-containing protein 4-like isoform X2, with translation MLKSMRSTKGASKARRDHINGEIRSLRALLPICAEDQERLSYLHSMSIICTFIRKSVLFTGVCENSRDLSLPHDDILQALPGFIVALTKDGKLVYVSENVSEYLGLSMVDVLQGDSFYDMIDTQDVESVKVILQDDGNVSEERSFVCRMVTSKAFRLQYGSCCSMLVSGRFQGGPPNSALFVGLCTPTVNRRRDFQFLSDSTYFQTLHKPDMNFAYAPHSVFFHLGYSAQELICQSWYGLLHPDDLTLTATLHKSLIDDGDADVQMVVRLQCKDLSWVWIYIWANMEVGKQVIACKNYIIGETEAIYLKQKLYGNASMSSSQSVCGAQLSQGPWGPGTRRSPKRQRERETPGDEPRRKSTRTSLDDRHPSVTHRDSRTEEPTFFCTPPYSPTSSHSSDFLSEGYDALDLLICDGTSALHHFSPSSPDVSSRAFALGSLSVGSHPYSASPCDLHTSVPDAHLVPGNRPVPNLCEGLSDCILHPDDLGSFLLHQTHDRAGVYPEYRESVSSPVRALTPESSPTAERCFHYNEIERDEISVLARQICSLASSFDVYGTQTSVQPNGALCWPHAPELLLDERVIDGVLHDVSVREHGVQGLPVASGSRVQALSMGTLVHFGSLESAVNTQNCCEINSELHQLNHCLYGDIREDGLTEESMY, from the exons ATGCTTAAATCTATGAG GTCCACTAAAGGCGCGTCTAAAGCGCGACGCGACCACATCAATGGAGAGATCAGGAGTCTGCGCGCGCTGCTTCCCATCTGCGCAGAAGATCAGGAGCGTCTGTCGTACCTGCACTCCATGTCCATCATCTGCACCTTCATCCGCAAATCTGTGCTGTTTACAG gtGTTTGTGAGAATAGTCGAGATCTTTCTCTACCCCACGATGACATCCTGCAAGCACTGCCTGGATTTATTGTTGCTTTGACCAAAGATGGGAAACTGGTTTATGTTTCAGAAAATGTGTCTGAGTATCTTGGACTGTCAATG GTGGATGTGCTTCAGGGAGACTCTTTCTACGATATGATTGACACTCAAGATGTGGAAAGTGTAAAAGTCATTTTGCAAGACGACGGCAATGTTTCAGAAG aGAGGAGTTTCGTGTGCAGGATGGTCACCTCTAAAGCTTTCCGGCTCCAGTATGGCAGCTGCTGTTCTATGTTGGTGAGCGGCCGTTTCCAGGGCGGACCGCCAAACTCCGCTCTGTTCGTGGGTCTCTGTACGCCTACAGTTAACAGACGGAGGGACTTCCAGTTTCTCAGTGACTCCACGTACTTTCAAACACTCCACAAACCAGACATGAACTTCGCTTACGCTCCTCACAG TGTCTTCTTCCACTTGGGTTACTCAGCACAGGAGCTGATCTGTCAATCGTGGTACGGCCTTTTGCACCCTGATGACCTCACGCTCACCGCTACCTTGCACAAGAGTCTGA TAGATGATGGAGACGCAGATGTTCAGATGGTTGTCAGACTGCAGTGTAAAGATCTCTCATGGGTCTGGATTTACATTTGGGCTAATATGGAAGTAGGCAAACAGGTGATTGCCTGCAAAAACTACATCATCGG TGAAACAGAGGCCATCTACCTCAAACAAAAACTCTATGGCAACGCGTCGATGTCCTCGTCGCAGTCTGTTTGCGGTGCTCAGTTATCACAGGGGCCGTGGGGCCCGGGGACCCGCCGCTCTccaaagagacagagagaacgTGAAACGCCGGGAGACGAGCCGAGGAGGAAATCCACGAGGACCTCACTGGACGACCGTCACCCCAGCGTAACGCACAGGGACAGCAGAACCGAAGAGCCAACATTTTTCTGCACCCCCCCTTACAGCCCGACTTCATCTCACTCCTCTGATTTCCTGTCTGAAGGTTATGATGCTTTAGATCTGCTGATATGTGATGGGACCTCCGCTTTGCATCATTTTTCTCCATCTTCTCCTGATGTCTCATCTCGGGCGTTCGCTCTCGGCTCATTGAGTGTGGGGTCTCACCCGTACTCCGCTTCGCCCTGCGACCTCCACACCAGCGTGCCCGACGCTCACCTGGTCCCCGGTAACCGGCCCGTGCCGAACTTGTGCGAGGGCCTGTCGGACTGCATTCTTCATCCCGACGACCTCGGCTCGTTTCTTCTGCACCAGACACACGACCGGGCCGGCGTTTACCCAGAATACCGGGAAAGTGTCTCATCCCCGGTCAGAGCGCTCACACCAGAGTCCTCGCCCACCGCAGAGAGATGTTTCCACTACAATGAGATCGAACGAGATGAGATCAGCGTCCTGGCTCGTCAGATATGCTCTCTGGCGAGCAGCTTTGATGTGTACGGCACGCAAACGTCAGTTCAACCGAATGGCGCCCTCTGCTGGCCGCACGCTCCCGAACTGCTTTTGGACGAGAGAGTCATAGATGGCGTCCTGCATGATGTCTCTGTGAGAGAGCATGGCGTCCAGGGCCTTCCAGTGGCCTCAGGTTCCCGGGTACAAGCGCTTTCCATGGGCACACTGGTGCATTTTGGGTCTCTGGAGTCCGCGGTCAACACACAAAACTGCtgtgaaataaactctgagttGCATCAACTCAATCACTGTCTGTATGGTGACATCCGGGAAG ATGGGCTTACTGAAGAATCCATGTACTAA
- the npas4l gene encoding neuronal PAS domain-containing protein 4-like isoform X1: MLKSMRSTKGASKARRDHINGEIRSLRALLPICAEDQERLSYLHSMSIICTFIRKSVLFTGVCENSRDLSLPHDDILQALPGFIVALTKDGKLVYVSENVSEYLGLSMVDVLQGDSFYDMIDTQDVESVKVILQDDGNVSEERSFVCRMVTSKAFRLQYGSCCSMLVSGRFQGGPPNSALFVGLCTPTVNRRRDFQFLSDSTYFQTLHKPDMNFAYAPHSVFFHLGYSAQELICQSWYGLLHPDDLTLTATLHKSLIVDDGDADVQMVVRLQCKDLSWVWIYIWANMEVGKQVIACKNYIIGETEAIYLKQKLYGNASMSSSQSVCGAQLSQGPWGPGTRRSPKRQRERETPGDEPRRKSTRTSLDDRHPSVTHRDSRTEEPTFFCTPPYSPTSSHSSDFLSEGYDALDLLICDGTSALHHFSPSSPDVSSRAFALGSLSVGSHPYSASPCDLHTSVPDAHLVPGNRPVPNLCEGLSDCILHPDDLGSFLLHQTHDRAGVYPEYRESVSSPVRALTPESSPTAERCFHYNEIERDEISVLARQICSLASSFDVYGTQTSVQPNGALCWPHAPELLLDERVIDGVLHDVSVREHGVQGLPVASGSRVQALSMGTLVHFGSLESAVNTQNCCEINSELHQLNHCLYGDIREDGLTEESMY; this comes from the exons ATGCTTAAATCTATGAG GTCCACTAAAGGCGCGTCTAAAGCGCGACGCGACCACATCAATGGAGAGATCAGGAGTCTGCGCGCGCTGCTTCCCATCTGCGCAGAAGATCAGGAGCGTCTGTCGTACCTGCACTCCATGTCCATCATCTGCACCTTCATCCGCAAATCTGTGCTGTTTACAG gtGTTTGTGAGAATAGTCGAGATCTTTCTCTACCCCACGATGACATCCTGCAAGCACTGCCTGGATTTATTGTTGCTTTGACCAAAGATGGGAAACTGGTTTATGTTTCAGAAAATGTGTCTGAGTATCTTGGACTGTCAATG GTGGATGTGCTTCAGGGAGACTCTTTCTACGATATGATTGACACTCAAGATGTGGAAAGTGTAAAAGTCATTTTGCAAGACGACGGCAATGTTTCAGAAG aGAGGAGTTTCGTGTGCAGGATGGTCACCTCTAAAGCTTTCCGGCTCCAGTATGGCAGCTGCTGTTCTATGTTGGTGAGCGGCCGTTTCCAGGGCGGACCGCCAAACTCCGCTCTGTTCGTGGGTCTCTGTACGCCTACAGTTAACAGACGGAGGGACTTCCAGTTTCTCAGTGACTCCACGTACTTTCAAACACTCCACAAACCAGACATGAACTTCGCTTACGCTCCTCACAG TGTCTTCTTCCACTTGGGTTACTCAGCACAGGAGCTGATCTGTCAATCGTGGTACGGCCTTTTGCACCCTGATGACCTCACGCTCACCGCTACCTTGCACAAGAGTCTGA TAGTAGATGATGGAGACGCAGATGTTCAGATGGTTGTCAGACTGCAGTGTAAAGATCTCTCATGGGTCTGGATTTACATTTGGGCTAATATGGAAGTAGGCAAACAGGTGATTGCCTGCAAAAACTACATCATCGG TGAAACAGAGGCCATCTACCTCAAACAAAAACTCTATGGCAACGCGTCGATGTCCTCGTCGCAGTCTGTTTGCGGTGCTCAGTTATCACAGGGGCCGTGGGGCCCGGGGACCCGCCGCTCTccaaagagacagagagaacgTGAAACGCCGGGAGACGAGCCGAGGAGGAAATCCACGAGGACCTCACTGGACGACCGTCACCCCAGCGTAACGCACAGGGACAGCAGAACCGAAGAGCCAACATTTTTCTGCACCCCCCCTTACAGCCCGACTTCATCTCACTCCTCTGATTTCCTGTCTGAAGGTTATGATGCTTTAGATCTGCTGATATGTGATGGGACCTCCGCTTTGCATCATTTTTCTCCATCTTCTCCTGATGTCTCATCTCGGGCGTTCGCTCTCGGCTCATTGAGTGTGGGGTCTCACCCGTACTCCGCTTCGCCCTGCGACCTCCACACCAGCGTGCCCGACGCTCACCTGGTCCCCGGTAACCGGCCCGTGCCGAACTTGTGCGAGGGCCTGTCGGACTGCATTCTTCATCCCGACGACCTCGGCTCGTTTCTTCTGCACCAGACACACGACCGGGCCGGCGTTTACCCAGAATACCGGGAAAGTGTCTCATCCCCGGTCAGAGCGCTCACACCAGAGTCCTCGCCCACCGCAGAGAGATGTTTCCACTACAATGAGATCGAACGAGATGAGATCAGCGTCCTGGCTCGTCAGATATGCTCTCTGGCGAGCAGCTTTGATGTGTACGGCACGCAAACGTCAGTTCAACCGAATGGCGCCCTCTGCTGGCCGCACGCTCCCGAACTGCTTTTGGACGAGAGAGTCATAGATGGCGTCCTGCATGATGTCTCTGTGAGAGAGCATGGCGTCCAGGGCCTTCCAGTGGCCTCAGGTTCCCGGGTACAAGCGCTTTCCATGGGCACACTGGTGCATTTTGGGTCTCTGGAGTCCGCGGTCAACACACAAAACTGCtgtgaaataaactctgagttGCATCAACTCAATCACTGTCTGTATGGTGACATCCGGGAAG ATGGGCTTACTGAAGAATCCATGTACTAA